One Eurosta solidaginis isolate ZX-2024a chromosome 5, ASM4086904v1, whole genome shotgun sequence DNA segment encodes these proteins:
- the Prim1 gene encoding DNA primase small subunit isoform X1, translated as MPEQIASQEKMPVYDPNILADMLPVYYKRLFPHKPFYRWLSYGLSESGIFSNREFSYTLHDDIYVRNRCYDTQSELESDICSTCPHKIDIGAVMNTKPKNFRIATTAMQPVQRELVFDIDMDDYNEVRTCCTGSTICLKCWKFMALASRLIDTALREDFGFEHILWVFSGRRGVHGWVCDHTARHLDSKGRSAVAEYLQVSTNISINGAVIARVQVGERMHHSVRRALQYVEPLFEEIVLEDQNLFGNAKGVTKLLMMIPDEIARNDAEAYLKKTNQDGAHSRIVWASFVRYANSMRTGGAQNIWTRRLKHIIEEIQLGVLYPRLDINVTKGMNHLLKSPFCIHPGTGKVCVPFNCNAAAKFDPTTVPNIAQLLQEINAFDDKSKSQESGPEDKSRIKDYKKTSMFKGVVVFEEFLRKLESSLKTKAIEVSDQKMDF; from the exons ATGCCCGAACAAATAGCTTCCCAAGAAAAGATGCCAGTATATGATCCTAATATTCTCGCAGACATGCTGCCTGTCTACTATAAACGTCTGTTTCCTCATAAACCATTCTATCGTTGGTTATCATATGGCCTAT cTGAAAGCGGCATTTTTTCCAATCGTGAATTTTCATATACCCTACATGATGATATATATGTACGCAATCGTTGTTACGATACCCAGAGTGAATTGGAAAGTGATATTTGCTCAACATGTCCACACAAAATCGATATCGGTGCTGTTATGAATACCAA acctAAAAATTTTCGTATTGCAACAACAGCAATGCAACCTGTACAACGTGAAttagttttcgatatcgacatGGATGATTATAATGAAGTCCGAACTTGTTGTACTGGTTCAACGATTTGCTTAAAATGTTGGAAATTTATGGCTTTAGCTTCTCGTCTAATTGATACAGCATTACGCGAAGATTTTGGTTTCGAACATATCCTATGGGTATTTTCGGGACGTCGTGGTGTACACGGTTGGGTTTGTGACCATACTGCGCGCCATTTGGATTCGAAAGGTCGTTCAGCAGTTGCCGAGTATTTACAAGTCTCAACAAACATCAGTATTAATGGCGCTGTTATTGCGCGTGTACAAGTTGGTGAACGAATGCATCATAGTGTACGTCGTGCATTACAGTACGTCGAACCTTTATTCGAAGAGATAGTTTTAGAAGATCAAAATTTATTTGGTAATGCTAAAGGTGTTACTAAATTATTGATGATGATACCGGACGAGATAGCACGCAACGATGCTGAAGCATATTTAAAGAAAACAAATCAAGATGGTGCACATTCTCGTATTGTCTGGGCATCATTTGTGCGATATGCGAATTCGATGCGTACGGGGGGTGCTCAGAATATATGGACGCGTAGACTTAAGCATATTATTGAAGAGATACAATTGGGCGTACTTTACCCACGTTTGGATATCAATGTCACTAAAGGTATGAATCATTTGTTGAAGTCACCCTTTTGTATACATCCTGGCACAGGAAAAGTTTGTGTGCCCTTCAATTGTAATGCAGCGGCGAAATTTGACCCAACCACAGTACCAAATATTGCACAACTATTGCAAGAGATTAACGCTTTTGATGATAAGTCCAAAAGTCAAGAGAGTGGTCCGGAAGATAAGAGTCGCATTAAAGATTATAAAAAGACAAGCATGTTTAAAGGTGTTGTAGTTTTCGAAGAATTTTTGCGCAAATTGGAAAGTAGTTTGAAAACGAAAGCAATTGAAGTTAGTGACCAAAAAATGGATTTTTAG
- the Prim1 gene encoding DNA primase small subunit isoform X4, whose translation MPEQIASQEKMPVYDPNILADMLPVYYKRLFPHKPFYRWLSYGLSESGIFSNREFSYTLHDDIYVRNRCYDTQSELESDICSTCPHKIDIGAVMNTKPKNFRIATTAMQPVQRELVFDIDMDDYNEVRTCCTGSTICLKCWKFMALASRLIDTALREDFGFEHILWVFSGRRGVHGWVCDHTARHLDSKGRSAVAEYLQVSTNISINGAVIARVQVGERMHHSVRRALQYVEPLFEEIVLEDQNLFGNAKGVTKLLMMIPDEIARNDAEAYLKKTNQDGAHSRIVWASFVRYANSMRTGGAQNIWTRRLKHIIEEIQLGVLYPRLDINVTKVVYMRTHLM comes from the exons ATGCCCGAACAAATAGCTTCCCAAGAAAAGATGCCAGTATATGATCCTAATATTCTCGCAGACATGCTGCCTGTCTACTATAAACGTCTGTTTCCTCATAAACCATTCTATCGTTGGTTATCATATGGCCTAT cTGAAAGCGGCATTTTTTCCAATCGTGAATTTTCATATACCCTACATGATGATATATATGTACGCAATCGTTGTTACGATACCCAGAGTGAATTGGAAAGTGATATTTGCTCAACATGTCCACACAAAATCGATATCGGTGCTGTTATGAATACCAA acctAAAAATTTTCGTATTGCAACAACAGCAATGCAACCTGTACAACGTGAAttagttttcgatatcgacatGGATGATTATAATGAAGTCCGAACTTGTTGTACTGGTTCAACGATTTGCTTAAAATGTTGGAAATTTATGGCTTTAGCTTCTCGTCTAATTGATACAGCATTACGCGAAGATTTTGGTTTCGAACATATCCTATGGGTATTTTCGGGACGTCGTGGTGTACACGGTTGGGTTTGTGACCATACTGCGCGCCATTTGGATTCGAAAGGTCGTTCAGCAGTTGCCGAGTATTTACAAGTCTCAACAAACATCAGTATTAATGGCGCTGTTATTGCGCGTGTACAAGTTGGTGAACGAATGCATCATAGTGTACGTCGTGCATTACAGTACGTCGAACCTTTATTCGAAGAGATAGTTTTAGAAGATCAAAATTTATTTGGTAATGCTAAAGGTGTTACTAAATTATTGATGATGATACCGGACGAGATAGCACGCAACGATGCTGAAGCATATTTAAAGAAAACAAATCAAGATGGTGCACATTCTCGTATTGTCTGGGCATCATTTGTGCGATATGCGAATTCGATGCGTACGGGGGGTGCTCAGAATATATGGACGCGTAGACTTAAGCATATTATTGAAGAGATACAATTGGGCGTACTTTACCCACGTTTGGATATCAATGTCACTAAAG
- the Prim1 gene encoding DNA primase small subunit isoform X3, whose amino-acid sequence MPEQIASQEKMPVYDPNILADMLPVYYKRLFPHKPFYRWLSYGLSESGIFSNREFSYTLHDDIYVRNRCYDTQSELESDICSTCPHKIDIGAVMNTKPKNFRIATTAMQPVQRELVFDIDMDDYNEVRTCCTGSTICLKCWKFMALASRLIDTALREDFGFEHILWVFSGRRGVHGWVCDHTARHLDSKGRSAVAEYLQVSTNISINGAVIARVQVGERMHHSVRRALQYVEPLFEEIVLEDQNLFGNAKGVTKLLMMIPDEIARNDAEAYLKKTNQDGAHSRIVWASFVRYANSMRTGGAQNIWTRRLKHIIEEIQLGVLYPRLDINVTKAYNISTQLPHNKDD is encoded by the exons ATGCCCGAACAAATAGCTTCCCAAGAAAAGATGCCAGTATATGATCCTAATATTCTCGCAGACATGCTGCCTGTCTACTATAAACGTCTGTTTCCTCATAAACCATTCTATCGTTGGTTATCATATGGCCTAT cTGAAAGCGGCATTTTTTCCAATCGTGAATTTTCATATACCCTACATGATGATATATATGTACGCAATCGTTGTTACGATACCCAGAGTGAATTGGAAAGTGATATTTGCTCAACATGTCCACACAAAATCGATATCGGTGCTGTTATGAATACCAA acctAAAAATTTTCGTATTGCAACAACAGCAATGCAACCTGTACAACGTGAAttagttttcgatatcgacatGGATGATTATAATGAAGTCCGAACTTGTTGTACTGGTTCAACGATTTGCTTAAAATGTTGGAAATTTATGGCTTTAGCTTCTCGTCTAATTGATACAGCATTACGCGAAGATTTTGGTTTCGAACATATCCTATGGGTATTTTCGGGACGTCGTGGTGTACACGGTTGGGTTTGTGACCATACTGCGCGCCATTTGGATTCGAAAGGTCGTTCAGCAGTTGCCGAGTATTTACAAGTCTCAACAAACATCAGTATTAATGGCGCTGTTATTGCGCGTGTACAAGTTGGTGAACGAATGCATCATAGTGTACGTCGTGCATTACAGTACGTCGAACCTTTATTCGAAGAGATAGTTTTAGAAGATCAAAATTTATTTGGTAATGCTAAAGGTGTTACTAAATTATTGATGATGATACCGGACGAGATAGCACGCAACGATGCTGAAGCATATTTAAAGAAAACAAATCAAGATGGTGCACATTCTCGTATTGTCTGGGCATCATTTGTGCGATATGCGAATTCGATGCGTACGGGGGGTGCTCAGAATATATGGACGCGTAGACTTAAGCATATTATTGAAGAGATACAATTGGGCGTACTTTACCCACGTTTGGATATCAATGTCACTAAAG cttataatatttccacacaacttcCACACAACAAGGATgactga
- the Prim1 gene encoding DNA primase small subunit isoform X2: protein MPEQIASQEKMPVYDPNILADMLPVYYKRLFPHKPFYRWLSYGLSESGIFSNREFSYTLHDDIYVRNRCYDTQSELESDICSTCPHKIDIGAVMNTKPKNFRIATTAMQPVQRELVFDIDMDDYNEVRTCCTGSTICLKCWKFMALASRLIDTALREDFGFEHILWVFSGRRGVHGWVCDHTARHLDSKGRSAVAEYLQVSTNISINGAVIARVQVGERMHHSVRRALQYVEPLFEEIVLEDQNLFGNAKGVTKLLMMIPDEIARNDAEAYLKKTNQDGAHSRIVWASFVRYANSMRTGGAQNIWTRRLKHIIEEIQLGVLYPRLDINVTKDEYNCLITPNISTHIINQQFSEFWISR from the exons ATGCCCGAACAAATAGCTTCCCAAGAAAAGATGCCAGTATATGATCCTAATATTCTCGCAGACATGCTGCCTGTCTACTATAAACGTCTGTTTCCTCATAAACCATTCTATCGTTGGTTATCATATGGCCTAT cTGAAAGCGGCATTTTTTCCAATCGTGAATTTTCATATACCCTACATGATGATATATATGTACGCAATCGTTGTTACGATACCCAGAGTGAATTGGAAAGTGATATTTGCTCAACATGTCCACACAAAATCGATATCGGTGCTGTTATGAATACCAA acctAAAAATTTTCGTATTGCAACAACAGCAATGCAACCTGTACAACGTGAAttagttttcgatatcgacatGGATGATTATAATGAAGTCCGAACTTGTTGTACTGGTTCAACGATTTGCTTAAAATGTTGGAAATTTATGGCTTTAGCTTCTCGTCTAATTGATACAGCATTACGCGAAGATTTTGGTTTCGAACATATCCTATGGGTATTTTCGGGACGTCGTGGTGTACACGGTTGGGTTTGTGACCATACTGCGCGCCATTTGGATTCGAAAGGTCGTTCAGCAGTTGCCGAGTATTTACAAGTCTCAACAAACATCAGTATTAATGGCGCTGTTATTGCGCGTGTACAAGTTGGTGAACGAATGCATCATAGTGTACGTCGTGCATTACAGTACGTCGAACCTTTATTCGAAGAGATAGTTTTAGAAGATCAAAATTTATTTGGTAATGCTAAAGGTGTTACTAAATTATTGATGATGATACCGGACGAGATAGCACGCAACGATGCTGAAGCATATTTAAAGAAAACAAATCAAGATGGTGCACATTCTCGTATTGTCTGGGCATCATTTGTGCGATATGCGAATTCGATGCGTACGGGGGGTGCTCAGAATATATGGACGCGTAGACTTAAGCATATTATTGAAGAGATACAATTGGGCGTACTTTACCCACGTTTGGATATCAATGTCACTAAAG